In Candidatus Poribacteria bacterium, one genomic interval encodes:
- a CDS encoding glycosyltransferase family 2 protein, which translates to MFVLMFIVIGLLAVVLTVTLFNAVTAPMLKKAGECRDRPRVSVLIPARNEEANIGACIEGFLSQNYDNFEIRVLDDQSTDRTGAIIEKFGEQYPEIQVLRGKPLPAGWLGKNWACHQLSQHADGEILIFTDADNRPAPEAIANTVAYMQKFEIGLLSAFPEKVTVTLAEKLVVPVVDMFVYAGLPLWLTYFSRSPSLAAASGLWIAFTREAYQQIDGHQAVSNQIVEDVELSRLAKKKGIRILTSAGTGVVCCRMYHSFGEVWSGFSKNLFGLVRYKTLPFFLLTLILFTMCVLPYITVWFEPFMQLSLIAITMNVVIRVVLALKYKHPFFTSVVLHPFGVLATLLIGINSFYQVKRGRLAWKGRQIDMQVNG; encoded by the coding sequence TCGGGTTGCTGGCGGTTGTTTTGACGGTTACGCTGTTCAACGCTGTGACGGCACCGATGCTGAAAAAAGCAGGTGAGTGTCGAGACCGTCCACGCGTCTCGGTACTGATTCCTGCCCGGAACGAGGAAGCCAATATCGGTGCCTGTATTGAGGGATTCCTATCTCAAAACTACGATAATTTTGAGATTCGCGTTCTTGACGATCAATCAACGGATCGCACGGGCGCGATTATTGAAAAGTTCGGTGAGCAGTATCCTGAAATTCAGGTGCTCCGCGGTAAACCGTTGCCCGCTGGATGGTTAGGAAAAAATTGGGCATGCCATCAACTCAGCCAGCATGCGGATGGAGAGATACTCATTTTCACCGATGCGGATAACCGTCCTGCACCGGAGGCGATAGCGAATACTGTCGCCTACATGCAGAAATTTGAGATTGGGTTATTGTCGGCGTTTCCAGAGAAAGTGACAGTCACTTTAGCAGAAAAACTCGTGGTACCGGTGGTTGACATGTTCGTTTATGCCGGGCTTCCGTTATGGCTTACGTATTTCAGCCGTTCGCCTTCACTTGCTGCCGCGAGCGGTTTGTGGATTGCCTTTACCCGCGAGGCATATCAACAGATTGACGGACATCAAGCCGTATCAAATCAGATTGTTGAGGACGTTGAGTTAAGCCGATTGGCAAAAAAGAAAGGTATCAGAATCTTGACCTCGGCTGGCACTGGTGTGGTGTGTTGCAGAATGTATCATTCGTTTGGTGAGGTATGGAGTGGATTTTCCAAAAACCTTTTTGGACTGGTCCGCTACAAGACACTCCCATTTTTTCTTCTAACGCTTATTCTGTTTACAATGTGCGTCCTCCCCTATATCACTGTCTGGTTTGAGCCATTTATGCAACTGTCTCTTATTGCTATCACTATGAACGTTGTTATACGGGTTGTACTGGCACTGAAATACAAACACCCGTTCTTTACGAGTGTGGTTTTGCATCCGTTTGGTGTTTTGGCAACTTTGTTGATTGGTATCAATTCATTCTATCAAGTCAAACGCGGTCGCTTGGCGTGGAAAGGGCGACAGATCGACATGCAGGTAAATGGATAA